A portion of the Mycoplasma sp. (ex Biomphalaria glabrata) genome contains these proteins:
- a CDS encoding FtsX-like permease family protein — MFYLFKNNFKSISKNKISFISILFISLLNSLLFVVFAFSLDNYETSFAKYENQTYLHYYSLDKNKVSLKDGSPITNDNFNNWFNKPFGSKGLEWTENYEITSITNFRGVLSYFSFLNFNGTNDHPFTFNNAKVDLPDITKMNNQFNINDENPDINSEIKTGLPVLASQPWAENWNIHIGDSVSIFGLTLLITGFAKPANLVSPVIGDNISTKGTNSGFFIINFGAERTITDLNDVENRVNNFNSHVSTNTSTLKSTFVMRDNSQIFSNNFVTQQLYSKYKTSFDDDFKWIEQRDQDSKINILQNSWVDDFRISRFLKTMESIVFFRNFFGISLTLIVSLITAITLKRLIHNSKTEIGILKSLGYSPASIAISYSTLLGFIGILAGLFGALTGFLLQAIVTSLSSDVFLITIPLSAFFVVPWLIGLFFPVVLLVCLGFIFNMQYTTKKILVLTRPIVMTNLYFLSSLNGLLDRLPFWTKFSTNTALKSMSKLATLLLGIMFSTTLLFTAFSMNGLISRNLQESLKPLNYNFEITYNRQQIIDNKNILINSPDPEVNLNGSYYGKTTTDVLTPKNGSYSLVPEQDGASRNINEEWTKNLQKLSTPDIEKLFTFMMNNGMGGYYFTVQEINQQAGGIDKSTLPDVARVLSNIASILPSGNIKTFVNSLINSVNELEANFSGLPTTNKNFYINSGFSLYDSEHDYRYADSSTIIKVPTGENVDFDVKGMNDLYNNLPISNFVNTINYTEINNLQQDQNLPGVMVNQNASDNYGIKIGDIININGQNCLVQKIFSGYFKNIIITSDKNFSTIFFPHQTILDDKLNNAVIYNKYFNNNLSISDYLSTRFSFVLQTSPDNPNVFSASTNFSSFYSVKDVLDAVNLIVSTVQIFIAITVFVFIAIAIIIIMSVIVLIVYENSLFMSIMKVLGYSSGQINKLFMSIYMPSIFIGLGLGVPLSVFAVNYLSNQLTTVLTIGISPHTDIWDLLASISVVVLIVLIAALFSKSLINKIEMNQALKSLN; from the coding sequence ATGTTTTATTTATTTAAAAATAATTTTAAAAGTATTTCTAAGAATAAGATTAGTTTCATATCGATTCTTTTTATTTCTTTATTAAATTCCTTATTGTTTGTTGTTTTTGCTTTTTCATTAGATAATTATGAAACATCTTTTGCAAAATACGAAAATCAAACTTATTTGCATTACTATTCGCTAGATAAAAACAAAGTATCTTTAAAAGATGGTTCACCGATTACTAATGATAATTTTAATAATTGATTTAACAAACCTTTCGGAAGTAAAGGTTTAGAGTGAACTGAAAATTACGAAATTACTTCAATTACAAATTTTAGAGGAGTTTTGAGTTATTTTTCTTTTTTAAATTTTAATGGAACAAATGATCATCCTTTTACATTTAATAATGCCAAGGTAGATTTACCTGATATTACAAAAATGAATAATCAATTTAATATAAACGATGAGAATCCAGACATTAATTCCGAAATAAAAACCGGATTACCTGTCTTAGCTAGTCAACCATGGGCAGAAAATTGAAATATTCACATCGGTGATAGTGTGAGTATTTTTGGATTGACATTACTAATTACAGGATTTGCCAAACCTGCCAATTTAGTTTCTCCAGTTATTGGAGATAACATTTCAACAAAAGGTACTAATTCTGGATTCTTTATTATTAATTTTGGAGCGGAAAGGACTATAACAGATTTAAATGATGTTGAAAATCGAGTAAATAATTTTAATAGTCATGTATCAACAAACACTTCAACGCTGAAATCTACATTTGTAATGAGGGATAATTCGCAAATTTTTTCAAATAATTTTGTTACCCAACAATTATATTCAAAATACAAAACATCTTTTGATGACGATTTTAAATGAATAGAACAACGAGACCAAGATTCAAAAATAAATATTCTTCAGAATTCTTGAGTGGATGATTTTAGAATTAGTCGTTTTCTTAAAACAATGGAATCAATAGTTTTTTTTCGAAATTTTTTTGGGATATCGTTGACACTTATCGTTTCTCTAATTACAGCCATTACTCTTAAAAGATTAATTCATAATTCTAAAACTGAAATAGGTATTTTAAAATCTCTAGGTTATTCGCCAGCAAGTATTGCTATTAGTTATTCGACATTATTAGGATTTATTGGAATTTTAGCAGGTTTGTTTGGAGCGCTTACTGGATTTTTATTACAAGCAATTGTTACCTCCTTGTCATCAGACGTTTTCTTAATAACAATACCTTTATCCGCATTTTTTGTGGTACCATGACTGATTGGTTTATTTTTCCCGGTAGTGTTATTGGTTTGTTTAGGTTTTATTTTTAATATGCAGTACACGACTAAAAAAATATTAGTTCTTACGCGACCAATTGTTATGACTAATTTATATTTTTTATCATCATTAAATGGATTATTAGATAGACTTCCTTTTTGAACAAAATTTTCAACAAACACTGCTTTAAAATCAATGTCAAAATTAGCAACTTTGCTTTTAGGAATTATGTTCTCAACAACATTACTATTTACAGCTTTTTCTATGAATGGTTTGATTTCGAGAAATTTGCAGGAAAGTTTGAAACCTTTGAATTACAATTTTGAAATTACTTATAACCGTCAACAAATTATAGATAACAAAAATATTTTAATAAATAGTCCAGATCCAGAAGTTAACTTAAATGGAAGCTATTATGGCAAAACCACAACCGACGTTTTAACACCAAAAAATGGTTCTTATTCTCTAGTTCCTGAACAGGACGGAGCAAGTAGAAACATTAATGAAGAATGAACTAAAAATCTTCAAAAATTAAGTACACCAGATATTGAAAAATTATTTACATTTATGATGAATAACGGGATGGGCGGTTATTATTTTACAGTCCAAGAAATTAATCAGCAGGCTGGAGGAATTGATAAAAGTACACTACCAGATGTTGCTAGAGTTTTAAGTAATATTGCTAGCATTTTACCTTCAGGAAATATTAAAACATTTGTAAATAGTTTAATAAATAGTGTAAACGAATTAGAAGCAAATTTTAGCGGATTACCGACCACGAATAAAAATTTTTATATTAATTCTGGTTTTTCTTTATATGATTCTGAACACGATTATCGTTATGCAGATTCATCTACAATTATTAAAGTTCCGACTGGTGAGAATGTTGATTTCGATGTTAAGGGCATGAATGATTTATATAATAACTTACCGATTTCTAATTTTGTAAATACTATTAACTATACAGAAATAAACAATTTACAACAAGATCAAAATTTACCTGGAGTAATGGTGAATCAAAATGCTAGTGATAATTATGGAATTAAAATCGGGGATATTATAAATATAAACGGACAAAACTGTTTAGTTCAGAAAATTTTTTCCGGTTATTTTAAGAACATTATTATTACCTCGGATAAAAACTTTTCAACTATTTTTTTTCCACATCAAACTATTCTAGATGATAAATTAAATAATGCTGTAATTTATAATAAATATTTTAATAATAATTTAAGTATTAGTGATTACCTATCGACACGTTTTTCTTTTGTTTTACAAACATCACCAGATAATCCAAATGTATTTAGCGCTTCAACCAATTTTTCATCATTTTATTCAGTAAAAGATGTTTTAGATGCTGTTAATTTAATTGTTTCAACGGTTCAAATTTTTATCGCTATTACCGTTTTTGTTTTTATTGCTATTGCTATAATCATTATTATGTCGGTTATCGTGTTAATTGTTTATGAAAATTCATTATTTATGTCAATTATGAAAGTTCTAGGATATTCATCAGGTCAAATTAATAAGTTGTTTATGTCTATATATATGCCGTCCATTTTTATTGGACTTGGGCTTGGTGTTCCTCTTTCAGTTTTTGCTGTAAATTATTTATCAAATCAATTGACAACAGTGTTAACAATCGGGATTAGCCCGCATACTGATATTTGAGACCTATTAGCATCTATTAGTGTTGTTGTACTGATCGTATTAATTGCTGCATTATTTAGTAAATCTCTTATTAATAAAATTGAAATGAATCAAGCTTTAAAATCTTTAAATTAA
- a CDS encoding ABC transporter permease — MKKEPNFFKNILENNKFYRRHLRNKTLKKELSEQEWQEKKYRDYQYIRNLRSMQWSIATRYISRIATVAIIMFTSSTLILISILLPNALGVFKSGAINGFGNYQSYSEYHDTAINIPVTKGNSEQSFDQQVDTTDPYLSPVGGPFSPFNGEKGVDNRYSVFDENDDYQTSYAPNYTSSPLNLSLFSYLGGFVISTKWVQNLDNSGISAPAFKNTICSALGIDPNGPGIKTGVDCITQVIRQNAPAYINQKLFGTGAQPNIYLTAADIEYSYLTDTLYTHINGNIEDKNIKSEIWGLNPNSSFNLTDGQTDLFSKLNSSLLQYAGKNVFPCFVNKTLENDLKVNNAIDSNGDFMYQSNYQVGFYQDPTDPNKWLAINPNNYYWSLNNGLSVFFDPLNSPGSSTDAFLNAESTFDPSQARPTQDKVVDVNNSVDALVAKGKFKIETIPYTVKMHSIGVANDFGDARIFTTHSLANEIAGYYAPTTNDHFIYNLQAKSPFDLTSSTISELSKPTYYNSNSPIAQALTPVSLDDIENYLSKTPNAHLASDGHPYQDKIWAPLLQGDIKNDKYSLSGGYTLYSFKDDQSDIYFNGRLSTQLENADLSIFSIWTPYGNYDRFGMSDTSDKNWDPTQFANGYKCSGPADPTCIGSANQSSISVQNAYSKKEVVDAIDKIVQLITIVLYGTLLFFLVVSLIIILVSTNIVIDDNKKNISAFKIMGYRNSEVIKIITQPYFMTVILAFLLAIPVVIGIFSVLLDVIGSVTGLNLAQSGISIWEFAQWWHFAIGLVIIVFIYTLNIFLNRKALDRIKPIDVLKG, encoded by the coding sequence GTGAAAAAAGAACCTAATTTCTTTAAAAATATTTTAGAGAATAATAAATTTTATCGTCGCCATTTACGTAATAAAACTCTAAAAAAAGAATTATCAGAACAAGAATGACAAGAAAAAAAATATCGCGATTATCAATACATTCGCAATTTACGTAGTATGCAATGATCAATTGCTACTAGATACATTTCTCGTATTGCAACTGTTGCAATAATTATGTTTACTTCATCAACTTTAATTTTGATTTCTATTTTATTACCTAATGCCTTAGGTGTTTTTAAATCAGGAGCTATTAATGGATTCGGAAATTACCAATCCTATAGTGAATATCACGATACAGCTATTAATATTCCGGTTACAAAAGGTAATTCAGAACAAAGTTTTGATCAACAAGTTGATACAACAGATCCATATTTATCACCAGTTGGAGGACCTTTTTCACCATTCAATGGCGAAAAAGGAGTAGATAATCGTTATAGTGTTTTTGATGAAAATGATGATTACCAAACAAGTTATGCACCAAATTACACAAGTTCACCTTTAAACCTATCATTATTTAGTTATTTAGGTGGGTTTGTAATTAGTACAAAATGGGTTCAAAACTTAGACAATAGTGGAATTAGTGCTCCGGCTTTCAAGAATACAATTTGTAGTGCTTTGGGTATAGATCCAAACGGACCAGGAATAAAAACAGGAGTAGATTGTATTACCCAAGTAATTAGGCAAAATGCTCCAGCATATATTAACCAAAAATTATTTGGAACTGGTGCTCAACCGAACATTTATTTGACAGCTGCAGATATAGAATATAGTTATTTAACAGACACACTATACACTCACATAAATGGTAATATCGAAGATAAAAATATTAAGTCAGAAATATGAGGTTTAAATCCCAATAGTAGTTTTAATTTAACAGACGGACAAACAGATTTATTTAGTAAATTAAATAGTTCTTTATTGCAATATGCTGGGAAAAATGTTTTCCCGTGTTTTGTCAATAAAACACTAGAGAACGATTTGAAGGTTAATAATGCCATTGATAGTAATGGGGATTTTATGTATCAATCAAACTATCAAGTCGGATTTTATCAGGACCCAACAGATCCAAATAAATGGTTGGCGATTAATCCAAATAATTACTATTGATCATTGAATAATGGGTTATCAGTTTTTTTTGATCCGCTAAATAGTCCAGGAAGTTCAACAGATGCCTTTCTAAATGCTGAATCAACATTTGATCCGTCGCAAGCACGTCCAACTCAAGACAAAGTCGTGGATGTTAATAATAGTGTTGATGCTTTGGTTGCTAAAGGGAAATTTAAAATAGAAACAATTCCTTACACAGTTAAAATGCATAGTATTGGTGTTGCAAATGATTTTGGTGATGCAAGAATTTTTACAACACACTCATTAGCTAACGAAATCGCTGGATATTATGCACCAACAACAAATGATCATTTTATTTACAATTTACAAGCAAAATCACCTTTCGATTTAACATCATCAACGATTAGTGAATTATCTAAACCCACTTACTATAACTCTAATTCACCGATTGCTCAAGCTTTAACGCCGGTTAGTTTAGATGACATTGAAAATTATTTATCAAAAACGCCTAATGCTCATTTAGCTTCAGATGGTCACCCTTATCAAGATAAAATTTGAGCTCCTTTACTGCAAGGAGATATTAAAAACGATAAATATAGTTTATCTGGTGGATACACATTGTATTCATTTAAGGACGATCAAAGTGATATTTATTTTAACGGCCGACTATCAACGCAATTAGAAAATGCTGATTTATCGATATTTTCAATTTGAACACCATACGGAAATTATGATCGTTTTGGAATGTCAGACACTTCTGATAAAAATTGAGACCCGACTCAATTTGCAAATGGATATAAATGTAGTGGACCCGCCGACCCTACATGTATAGGTTCTGCAAATCAATCTTCAATATCGGTACAAAATGCTTATTCAAAGAAAGAAGTTGTAGATGCTATCGATAAAATTGTTCAACTAATTACAATTGTTTTATATGGAACGCTATTATTCTTTTTGGTTGTATCGTTAATAATTATTCTAGTTTCAACAAACATTGTTATTGATGATAACAAAAAAAATATTTCTGCTTTTAAAATTATGGGTTACCGTAATTCTGAAGTAATAAAAATTATCACTCAACCGTATTTTATGACAGTTATTTTGGCATTCCTTCTAGCAATTCCTGTTGTTATTGGTATTTTCAGCGTTTTATTAGACGTTATCGGTTCGGTTACTGGTTTAAATTTAGCTCAATCGGGTATTTCAATATGAGAGTTTGCTCAATGATGACATTTCGCAATCGGTCTAGTAATAATTGTTTTTATTTATACCTTAAATATATTTCTAAATAGAAAAGCATTAGATAGAATTAAACCAATTGATGTTTTAAAAGGATAG
- a CDS encoding ABC transporter permease, with protein sequence MNKILKNMYKGIFSHKTQLIALIVLVCIGVSFAIGVSSSIQVISKKYDEMVKESTPHQFIMDISNLSDVSDENDKNHQIHDESHLLKNIETYLNPFFTSSNVQEQYTVKDIHELYTGSVSGDKGANSVFKVEPYQATGVDKTIIVKTMIDPSKMQADEIYISPFYAQARHINLGDSITVGQDKPYKVVGYAVSYDFLFMQVDKLNQIPDGQNEAMVYCSPNAFYYNPTDLADGSRFATTSNQDREIYIMGATNQKNFDFRNFLQNKIKNPAFNNSTGILNVTGSGFNYSFNIYNGNDPKFLFNNRSNTFGNIIDDTKSIMIVLMIILTIVTWFIITIISKKRLDQDSQHIGIFIANGYRKLEIILSYVGYSFISTIVSSVLAIFVSIGVYYFITQLFLSLFNLPIFGTPWDFGEIAIYSVISAIIAIIITCSITFLFLWFKLRNVTTIELVKREV encoded by the coding sequence ATGAACAAAATTCTTAAAAATATGTATAAAGGGATCTTTTCACACAAAACACAGTTAATAGCTTTAATTGTTTTAGTTTGTATAGGTGTCAGTTTTGCAATTGGCGTAAGTTCATCGATTCAAGTTATTAGTAAAAAATACGATGAAATGGTTAAAGAATCAACACCACATCAATTTATTATGGATATTTCTAATCTTTCTGATGTCAGTGATGAAAATGATAAAAATCATCAAATTCACGACGAAAGTCATTTATTAAAAAATATCGAAACTTATTTGAATCCTTTTTTTACAAGTAGTAATGTACAAGAACAATATACAGTTAAAGATATTCACGAATTATATACTGGATCGGTATCTGGAGATAAGGGTGCAAATTCAGTATTTAAAGTTGAACCATATCAAGCGACCGGTGTAGATAAAACTATTATTGTTAAAACGATGATTGATCCGAGTAAAATGCAAGCTGATGAAATTTACATTTCACCATTTTATGCTCAAGCAAGACATATCAATTTAGGAGATTCAATAACGGTAGGGCAAGATAAACCTTATAAAGTTGTTGGTTATGCAGTTAGTTATGATTTTTTATTTATGCAAGTTGATAAATTAAATCAAATTCCTGATGGTCAAAACGAGGCAATGGTTTATTGTAGTCCTAATGCCTTTTATTACAATCCAACAGATTTAGCTGATGGAAGTCGATTTGCAACAACATCTAATCAAGACCGCGAAATTTATATTATGGGAGCAACGAATCAAAAAAATTTCGATTTTCGAAATTTTTTACAAAATAAAATAAAAAACCCAGCATTCAACAACTCAACCGGAATTTTAAATGTAACTGGAAGTGGTTTTAATTATTCCTTCAATATATATAACGGGAATGACCCAAAATTTTTATTTAATAACCGCTCAAATACTTTTGGTAATATAATTGATGACACAAAGAGTATTATGATCGTTTTGATGATTATTTTAACGATAGTTACATGATTCATCATTACCATCATTAGCAAGAAGCGTCTAGATCAAGATAGTCAACATATTGGTATTTTCATTGCCAATGGTTATCGAAAACTAGAAATTATTTTAAGTTATGTAGGTTATTCGTTTATTAGCACGATTGTTTCATCAGTTTTGGCTATTTTTGTCTCAATTGGAGTTTATTATTTTATTACTCAATTATTTTTAAGTTTATTTAATTTACCAATTTTTGGGACACCATGAGATTTCGGAGAAATTGCAATATATTCTGTTATTTCCGCGATAATAGCTATCATAATTACTTGTTCAATAACATTCTTATTCTTGTGATTTAAATTAAGAAATGTGACGACTATTGAATTAGTGAAAAGGGAGGTTTAA
- a CDS encoding vitamin B12-dependent ribonucleotide reductase: protein MFLEETKTEKLLVPKCDEGMKKMYSKSYIKSLNDDIERCFGWVYPIEDHYKITNQGISRLVMLDRYSQKDKNQETLKKGDLVVVILREDPLFPSRGIGNIIELNNSNVKVKVEEQYLSNLSQDEQANDGIIVRNCGQIEKPLEIFWEQIAKRVAHNLSEQELTDGSKKRYEMEFFNEISNYRFIPAGRVLYGAGSDSKVTYFNCFVLPFIKDSRSGISDHRKMAMEIMSRGGGVGTNGSTLRPKHAVAKAVGGRSSGAVSWLNDISNLTHLVEQGGSRRGAQMIMLSDWHPDIIEFIISKMQRPDVILWLKENSNDPLIREEAAKKIKFIPISNSDREMYESILRNKKDFKPNIVQHATDSLRAGGKWEVLNPEFLTGANISITLSDEFMNAVENDSTWDLRFPDLENFSPEEKQIYENEWSSCGDISEWENKGYKTKIYRRMKAKDLYHLVTFCATYSAEPGVFFIDVANKMTNAKAYGQKVVATNPCGEQPLAPFSVCNLGALNLAKFVDKNSGKILYEELKSSVAIAVRMLDNVIDSTPYFLEENREQAYKERRIGLGIMGLHDLLIWNKKAYGSEEGNVVVEKVMETICVTAYKTSIEIAKQKGSFPYLTNREAFIETGFMKKMPEDVRRDILDYGIRNSHLLTIAPTGSTGTLVGGSTGLEPYFAFKYFRSGRLGKDMEIESDIVKEWKSVNKYDQEELPNYFISAMELTPEQHTQVQVIIQRWVDSSISKTVNAPAGYSVENVEKIYTMLYKNGAKGGTVYVNGSRTAQVLSLEKEAKEEPSQDLINMKEKLRGDRQDREIGNEVDNICPLCNEGIVKEIGGCNTCTNCGAQLKCGL from the coding sequence ATGTTTTTAGAAGAAACAAAAACCGAAAAATTATTAGTGCCTAAATGTGATGAAGGGATGAAAAAAATGTACTCAAAATCATACATAAAATCATTAAATGACGACATAGAGAGATGTTTTGGATGGGTTTATCCTATTGAAGACCATTATAAAATTACTAATCAAGGAATTTCTAGATTGGTTATGCTGGATAGGTATAGTCAAAAAGATAAAAATCAGGAAACCTTAAAAAAAGGCGATTTAGTTGTTGTTATTTTAAGAGAGGATCCGCTATTTCCATCTCGTGGAATTGGTAATATCATCGAACTAAATAATAGTAATGTAAAAGTGAAAGTAGAAGAACAATATTTATCAAATTTATCGCAAGATGAACAGGCAAATGATGGTATTATTGTTAGAAATTGTGGCCAAATAGAAAAACCTCTTGAAATTTTTTGAGAGCAAATTGCTAAGAGAGTAGCTCATAATTTATCTGAACAAGAATTGACAGATGGATCAAAAAAACGTTACGAAATGGAATTTTTTAATGAAATTAGTAATTATCGTTTTATACCTGCAGGTAGAGTTCTATATGGTGCAGGGAGTGATAGTAAAGTAACTTATTTTAACTGTTTCGTTTTGCCGTTTATTAAAGACTCTCGTTCTGGTATTTCAGACCACAGAAAAATGGCAATGGAAATTATGTCAAGAGGTGGTGGTGTTGGAACTAACGGAAGTACTTTAAGACCGAAACACGCTGTTGCTAAAGCTGTGGGAGGTAGATCATCAGGAGCAGTTTCTTGATTAAACGACATTTCGAATTTAACACACTTAGTTGAACAAGGTGGAAGTCGTCGTGGAGCTCAAATGATTATGCTTTCTGATTGACACCCCGATATTATCGAATTCATCATTTCTAAAATGCAACGCCCCGATGTTATTTTGTGATTAAAAGAAAATTCAAATGATCCATTAATTAGAGAAGAAGCTGCTAAGAAAATAAAATTTATTCCGATATCAAATAGTGATAGAGAAATGTATGAAAGTATTTTAAGAAATAAAAAAGATTTTAAACCAAATATCGTTCAACATGCCACTGATTCTTTAAGAGCTGGCGGAAAATGAGAAGTATTGAATCCAGAATTTTTAACTGGTGCAAATATTTCAATCACTTTATCAGATGAATTCATGAATGCTGTTGAAAATGATAGTACATGAGATTTACGTTTTCCTGATTTAGAAAATTTTTCACCTGAAGAAAAACAGATTTATGAAAATGAATGATCATCATGTGGAGATATCAGTGAATGAGAAAACAAAGGATATAAAACTAAGATTTATCGTCGTATGAAAGCTAAAGATTTATACCACTTAGTTACTTTTTGTGCCACATATTCAGCTGAGCCAGGAGTGTTCTTTATTGATGTTGCAAATAAGATGACAAACGCAAAAGCATACGGGCAAAAAGTTGTTGCCACAAATCCTTGCGGGGAACAACCATTAGCTCCGTTTTCAGTTTGTAACTTAGGAGCTTTGAATTTAGCTAAGTTTGTGGATAAAAATTCTGGAAAAATTTTATATGAAGAATTAAAATCTTCAGTAGCTATTGCTGTTAGAATGTTGGATAACGTTATCGATTCAACTCCTTATTTTTTAGAGGAAAATCGTGAACAAGCTTATAAAGAAAGACGTATTGGACTAGGAATTATGGGTTTACATGATTTACTAATTTGAAACAAAAAAGCATATGGTTCTGAAGAAGGAAATGTTGTTGTCGAAAAAGTTATGGAAACTATATGTGTTACCGCTTATAAAACAAGTATCGAAATAGCAAAACAAAAAGGTTCATTCCCTTATTTAACAAACCGTGAAGCATTTATTGAAACAGGTTTTATGAAAAAAATGCCAGAGGATGTAAGACGCGATATTTTAGATTATGGAATTAGAAATTCACATTTATTAACGATTGCCCCAACCGGAAGTACAGGAACTTTAGTTGGAGGATCAACAGGTTTAGAACCATATTTTGCTTTCAAATATTTTAGATCAGGTCGTTTAGGAAAAGATATGGAAATAGAATCTGATATCGTAAAAGAATGAAAATCAGTTAATAAGTATGACCAAGAAGAATTACCAAATTATTTTATTTCTGCTATGGAATTAACGCCTGAACAACATACACAAGTTCAAGTAATTATTCAAAGATGAGTAGATTCTTCTATTTCAAAAACGGTTAATGCACCAGCAGGTTACTCAGTTGAAAATGTAGAAAAAATTTACACTATGCTTTATAAAAATGGTGCTAAAGGTGGAACTGTTTATGTAAATGGTTCAAGAACGGCACAAGTATTATCTCTTGAAAAAGAAGCAAAAGAAGAACCGTCTCAAGATTTAATTAACATGAAGGAAAAATTACGTGGAGATCGACAAGATCGTGAAATCGGAAACGAAGTCGACAATATTTGTCCACTATGTAATGAAGGTATTGTAAAAGAAATAGGTGGTTGCAATACTTGCACTAACTGTGGTGCTCAATTGAAATGTGGTTTATAA
- the lysS gene encoding lysine--tRNA ligase, giving the protein MEELFIRYNELSKEELENKNNYTYQVMGRVMAKRDQGKTIFFNIKEVLKSIQCYARQDALTENEFAGLGLMDIGDIVYVTGTIMKTKLGELTLKIKSWENVTKSLKVLPEKYHGLNDIEEKYRHRYVDLITSDETKQVFIDRTKIIKSIRNFLDDQNILEVDTPMLHAILGGAAAEPFVTHHNQLDRDFYLRVAPELFLKRLIVGGYRGVYEMGKNFRNEGISIKHNPEFTAIEIYIANQDLRDMMKLTEDLIKHAASKIMTSMKINYDGNDIDLNEFSRISMIDSIKKETNINFLAKNYSIDDLLKICKEHNIHVENHQKTFGHVVNLFFEHFVEKTLINPTFIYDYPIEISPFAQKLKEDERFTDRFELFIGGREYANAFTELNDPDDQMERLENQLKEKEKGNKEANEIDIDFIEALEYGMPPTGGLGIGIDRLIMLLTNRRNIRDVILFPTLKTK; this is encoded by the coding sequence ATTGAAGAATTATTTATTAGATATAATGAATTATCAAAAGAGGAACTTGAAAACAAAAATAATTACACCTATCAAGTAATGGGTCGCGTAATGGCTAAACGTGATCAGGGAAAAACAATTTTCTTTAATATTAAAGAAGTTCTAAAATCAATTCAATGTTATGCTAGACAAGATGCCTTAACTGAAAATGAATTTGCAGGGCTAGGTTTAATGGATATAGGGGATATTGTTTATGTTACTGGAACGATTATGAAAACCAAACTTGGTGAATTAACCTTAAAAATTAAATCTTGAGAAAATGTCACAAAAAGTTTGAAGGTTTTACCTGAAAAATATCATGGTTTGAATGATATAGAAGAAAAATATCGTCACCGTTATGTAGATTTAATTACAAGTGATGAAACAAAACAAGTTTTTATTGATAGAACTAAAATTATTAAATCAATTAGAAATTTTTTGGATGATCAAAATATTTTAGAGGTTGACACTCCAATGCTTCATGCAATTCTTGGTGGAGCAGCAGCTGAACCGTTTGTTACACATCACAACCAATTAGACAGAGATTTTTATTTACGTGTTGCCCCAGAATTATTTTTAAAAAGACTAATTGTTGGTGGTTATAGAGGTGTTTATGAGATGGGAAAAAATTTCCGTAATGAAGGCATTTCTATAAAACATAATCCCGAATTTACTGCCATTGAAATTTATATCGCAAATCAAGACCTTCGAGATATGATGAAGTTGACTGAAGATTTAATTAAGCATGCTGCATCAAAAATTATGACTAGTATGAAAATAAATTATGATGGCAACGACATCGATTTAAATGAATTTAGTAGAATTTCGATGATAGATAGCATCAAAAAAGAAACTAATATCAACTTTTTAGCGAAAAATTATTCAATAGATGATTTGCTAAAGATATGTAAAGAACATAACATACATGTTGAAAATCATCAAAAAACCTTTGGACATGTAGTTAATTTATTTTTTGAACATTTTGTAGAGAAAACACTTATAAATCCGACATTTATTTATGATTATCCAATTGAAATATCGCCATTTGCTCAAAAATTGAAAGAAGATGAACGTTTTACGGATAGATTTGAATTATTTATTGGGGGAAGAGAATACGCTAATGCTTTTACGGAATTAAATGACCCAGATGATCAAATGGAACGCTTGGAAAACCAATTAAAAGAGAAAGAGAAAGGAAATAAGGAAGCGAATGAAATAGATATAGATTTCATTGAGGCTTTGGAATACGGAATGCCGCCTACAGGGGGGTTAGGCATCGGAATTGATCGTCTAATTATGTTGCTAACAAATAGAAGAAATATTCGCGACGTAATTTTATTTCCAACATTAAAAACAAAATAA